The following proteins are co-located in the Dyadobacter chenwenxiniae genome:
- a CDS encoding MGH1-like glycoside hydrolase domain-containing protein, with product MAHGAEKVRLSLQKENTGWKKWGPYLSERQWGTVREDYSGNGDAWNYITHEMALSKAYRWGEDGIGGFSDNKQHICFSFGFWNHNDKILKERIFGLTNRESNHGEDVKEMYYYLDSTPTHSYTKMLYKYPQNPFPYEKLRQENGRRGKEDPEYEIMDTGVFENDEYFDIFIEHAKADEEDIMMKVTVFNRGAKDAPITVLPTIMFRNTWSWGYEAFNYKPIMNGISNRLIEVTHRKHGKYNLYLDGADELLFCENETNFKKLYGTANNTAYPKDGINDYIVSNKKTTTVNPNSIGTKASARFTRTIKAGESTTFRLRFVNHSISEPFGGFEDLFAKRIREADEFYDDLQRDVADADLRSIQRQAYAGMLWSKQFYYYNVYEWLKGDPAQPGPNQGRKWGRNSGWKHLYAANIISMPDKWEYPWFAAWDLAFHCVPLARVDADFAKRQLEILLREYYMHPNGQIPAYEWNFSDVNPPVHGWATWKVYEIDREQNNGVGDIEFLEKIFHKLLLNFTWWVNQKDDTGNNIFSGGFLGLDNIGVFDRSTPMPFGGKLQQADATGWMAMYTLNMLRISVEIALVHPVYQDMASKFFEHFLHIAGAMESIGGKNSSISLWDEEDQFYYDVIHIPNGQSILLKVRSIVGLIPLFAVEILDPQNLDKMPVFKRRVEWVLANRPDLARLISRWFESGKGENRLLSILRGHRMKMIMKRMLDENEFLSDYGVRALSKYHEENPYKFYINGEVLQVDYTPAEALTDIMGGNSNWRGPIWFPLNYLIFDSLMKFHAYYGEDFMVEYPTNSGNLATIKEAAVAIACRLIDIFKKDADGNRAVYGIDQKMQKDPNFNEHILFYEYFHGDNGRGCGASHQTGWTGLVAELIHKTAKETAKQPEKEELEISK from the coding sequence ATGGCACACGGCGCTGAAAAAGTAAGATTAAGCCTTCAGAAGGAGAATACGGGATGGAAAAAGTGGGGACCTTATTTGTCTGAACGCCAGTGGGGAACGGTTCGTGAGGATTATAGCGGAAACGGAGACGCCTGGAATTACATTACGCATGAAATGGCGCTATCCAAGGCCTATCGCTGGGGCGAAGATGGCATTGGCGGATTTTCAGACAATAAACAACATATATGCTTCTCTTTCGGATTTTGGAATCATAATGATAAAATTCTGAAAGAAAGGATTTTTGGTCTCACAAACCGGGAGTCTAACCATGGGGAGGATGTAAAGGAAATGTACTATTACCTGGATAGCACGCCGACGCATTCCTACACCAAAATGTTGTATAAATATCCGCAAAACCCATTTCCCTACGAAAAGCTGCGCCAGGAAAACGGCCGCCGGGGCAAGGAAGATCCGGAATATGAGATCATGGATACGGGCGTGTTCGAGAATGACGAATATTTCGATATTTTTATTGAGCATGCCAAAGCGGACGAGGAGGACATTATGATGAAGGTGACGGTTTTTAATCGCGGCGCCAAAGATGCTCCCATCACCGTCCTGCCAACGATCATGTTCCGAAATACCTGGTCGTGGGGATATGAGGCTTTCAATTACAAGCCGATTATGAACGGCATTTCGAACCGTTTGATAGAGGTTACCCACAGGAAACATGGGAAATACAACCTTTATCTGGACGGCGCAGACGAACTGCTGTTTTGTGAAAATGAAACAAACTTCAAAAAACTCTACGGCACTGCAAATAACACGGCCTATCCGAAAGACGGGATCAACGACTATATCGTAAGCAATAAAAAGACGACTACGGTTAACCCGAACAGCATTGGCACAAAGGCTTCGGCCCGCTTTACGCGCACCATTAAGGCTGGCGAAAGCACGACATTCAGGCTAAGGTTTGTGAATCACTCTATATCAGAGCCATTTGGCGGGTTTGAAGATCTTTTTGCCAAAAGAATCAGAGAAGCGGACGAATTCTACGACGATTTGCAGCGCGATGTGGCAGATGCGGATTTGCGATCCATCCAGCGCCAGGCGTATGCAGGCATGTTATGGAGCAAGCAATTTTATTATTACAATGTGTATGAATGGCTGAAAGGCGATCCTGCTCAGCCAGGGCCTAATCAGGGTCGGAAATGGGGCCGAAATTCCGGGTGGAAGCATTTGTATGCGGCCAACATTATATCGATGCCCGATAAGTGGGAGTATCCCTGGTTTGCGGCCTGGGATCTGGCTTTTCACTGCGTTCCGCTGGCACGCGTGGATGCGGATTTTGCCAAAAGACAACTCGAAATACTGCTTCGGGAATATTATATGCACCCGAACGGGCAGATTCCGGCTTACGAGTGGAATTTCTCCGACGTCAATCCGCCGGTTCATGGCTGGGCTACTTGGAAAGTATATGAGATTGACCGTGAGCAGAATAATGGCGTAGGCGACATTGAATTTCTTGAAAAAATATTTCATAAGCTGCTTCTGAACTTCACGTGGTGGGTAAATCAGAAGGACGATACGGGGAACAACATTTTCAGTGGCGGGTTCCTAGGTCTGGATAACATCGGCGTTTTTGACCGTTCAACCCCGATGCCTTTTGGTGGAAAACTGCAACAAGCCGACGCAACGGGCTGGATGGCGATGTACACACTGAATATGTTGCGCATTTCGGTTGAGATCGCCCTCGTACATCCGGTTTACCAGGATATGGCGTCCAAATTCTTCGAGCATTTCCTGCACATTGCGGGTGCTATGGAGTCCATTGGTGGGAAAAATTCTTCCATAAGTCTTTGGGATGAGGAAGATCAGTTTTACTATGATGTGATCCACATTCCGAATGGCCAAAGTATCCTGTTGAAAGTCAGGTCGATAGTTGGCCTTATTCCACTTTTTGCCGTGGAAATCCTCGATCCGCAGAACCTGGATAAAATGCCTGTTTTCAAGCGGCGCGTCGAGTGGGTCCTGGCGAACCGGCCCGATCTGGCGAGATTAATATCGCGCTGGTTTGAGTCCGGAAAAGGGGAGAACAGGTTGCTGTCAATCCTGCGCGGTCACCGGATGAAAATGATCATGAAACGAATGCTGGATGAAAATGAATTCCTTTCCGATTATGGTGTGAGGGCGCTGTCTAAATACCATGAGGAAAATCCTTATAAATTCTACATCAATGGCGAGGTGTTGCAGGTAGATTATACACCGGCAGAAGCACTTACCGACATTATGGGGGGGAATTCCAACTGGCGCGGCCCAATCTGGTTCCCGCTGAATTACCTTATTTTTGACTCCCTCATGAAATTCCACGCTTATTATGGTGAGGATTTTATGGTAGAATATCCAACAAATTCCGGAAATTTAGCAACGATTAAAGAAGCTGCCGTGGCTATTGCATGTCGCTTGATTGATATCTTTAAGAAGGATGCGGATGGAAACAGGGCCGTGTACGGGATTGATCAGAAAATGCAGAAGGACCCGAATTTCAACGAACATATTCTGTTCTATGAATATTTCCATGGGGATAATGGCCGAGGTTGCGGCGCGAGCCATCAGACGGGCTGGACGGGACTGGTTGCCGAGCTGATCCACAAAACCGCCAAGGAAACTGCAAAGCAACCCGAAAAAGAAGAGTTGGAAATCAGTAAGTAA
- a CDS encoding D-alanine--D-alanine ligase family protein has translation MRIGIFFGGPSREREISFAGGKTAFEYLDKSLFEPVPVFVDSFGRFILLEKALMYSGEIREFYPPRHIHQTGFSTYIESYPELASQPIPSEIGALLSPDQFKDYFDFAFLAMHGPDCEDGAIQGLLEWYKIPYSGPGLMGSAVGIDKILQNEMIALVNGQQKKSWTLRYDQWVPQEYSILFQVLKKHLGLPLVIKAPHQGSSIGVAIVKDDSLEEFISAVNQCFFQVELDSTTWNALDGSEKQAWAQKVANLDEGIGFPVILKGETIYHPAKLIATLDSFFSEGNDHALLSSSNGEDQVLIEEFVNGQEFSCGCIQFDDGKPLALPPSEVIKMVQVFDFNAKYKPGASRKRIPVDTTLEKNQEIQKVIATVFEQLGINVCVRIDGFLTPDGTILLHDPNTIPGMSPTSFIFKQMAEIGLNVTQALTYLVRQSIRERIRSGKNTWQLRSLLDSLDEKITAQKEKSKPLKYFVFASTDEEYAAARVEYGKLNAAGEVKPVPVLHATDGKYYVLTNPLMFKEYVADVEALLHTERHPLLTETSEKAAATTAFYAGEVSFEVKVHNQLESLEV, from the coding sequence ATGCGCATCGGAATATTTTTCGGAGGACCGTCCCGGGAACGGGAAATTTCATTTGCTGGTGGAAAAACTGCTTTTGAATATCTGGATAAATCACTTTTTGAGCCAGTTCCGGTCTTTGTTGATAGTTTCGGCCGCTTCATCCTGCTTGAAAAAGCACTCATGTATTCGGGTGAAATCCGGGAATTTTACCCGCCTAGACACATTCATCAGACGGGCTTTTCAACCTACATTGAATCTTACCCTGAGCTCGCCAGCCAGCCCATTCCGTCCGAAATCGGGGCACTATTATCTCCCGATCAATTCAAAGATTATTTTGATTTCGCATTTCTGGCCATGCATGGGCCCGATTGTGAGGATGGTGCAATCCAGGGTTTATTGGAATGGTATAAAATTCCATACAGCGGCCCCGGGTTAATGGGATCTGCCGTAGGCATTGATAAAATCCTGCAAAATGAGATGATCGCGCTGGTGAACGGACAGCAGAAGAAAAGCTGGACGCTTCGTTATGATCAGTGGGTCCCGCAGGAATATTCCATTCTTTTCCAGGTTCTTAAAAAGCATTTAGGCCTTCCATTGGTGATCAAAGCGCCGCATCAGGGATCTTCGATCGGCGTTGCAATCGTAAAAGATGATTCTTTGGAAGAATTTATATCTGCGGTTAACCAATGCTTTTTTCAGGTTGAGCTGGATAGCACGACCTGGAATGCGCTGGATGGCTCCGAAAAACAAGCTTGGGCACAAAAAGTGGCTAATCTTGACGAAGGAATAGGCTTTCCGGTAATTTTGAAGGGTGAGACAATTTACCATCCCGCCAAACTGATCGCAACACTTGACAGTTTTTTCTCAGAGGGGAATGATCATGCATTATTAAGCAGTTCAAACGGTGAAGACCAGGTTTTGATTGAAGAATTTGTGAATGGACAGGAATTCTCTTGTGGATGCATTCAATTTGATGATGGTAAACCACTGGCTTTGCCTCCCAGCGAAGTAATAAAAATGGTCCAGGTTTTTGATTTTAATGCAAAATATAAGCCTGGCGCCAGTCGCAAACGCATTCCTGTTGATACAACGCTTGAAAAGAACCAGGAAATTCAAAAAGTAATTGCCACCGTTTTTGAGCAACTAGGCATTAATGTTTGCGTGCGCATTGACGGATTCCTGACTCCGGATGGCACAATTCTACTGCATGACCCTAATACAATCCCGGGCATGTCGCCTACATCGTTCATTTTTAAACAGATGGCTGAAATTGGGCTGAATGTTACTCAAGCACTCACTTATTTGGTTAGGCAGTCGATCCGGGAAAGGATTCGCTCAGGAAAAAATACCTGGCAACTGAGAAGTTTGCTGGATAGTCTGGATGAAAAGATTACAGCGCAGAAGGAAAAAAGCAAGCCTTTGAAATACTTTGTTTTTGCTTCGACAGACGAGGAATACGCTGCCGCAAGGGTAGAATATGGAAAGTTGAATGCAGCCGGAGAAGTGAAACCTGTTCCGGTTTTGCATGCAACGGATGGGAAATATTATGTGTTGACCAACCCGCTGATGTTTAAGGAATATGTTGCCGACGTGGAAGCATTATTGCATACCGAACGCCATCCCTTACTGACCGAAACATCTGAAAAAGCTGCTGCCACCACGGCATTTTATGCAGGCGAAGTAAGCTTTGAAGTAAAGGTTCACAATCAGTTGGAATCGCTGGAAGTTTGA
- a CDS encoding glycoside hydrolase family 16 protein: MSLVLTAFVANMILGCFQPGDTISDKTAKYEFAATPSWQDEFDYSGKPNPQKWNYDLGDHGWGNNELQNYTDKIENAKVEDGHLIIEAIKGKSGKANYSSARLVSKGKGDFLYGKFEIRAKLPKGRGTWPAIWMLASENNYGNKGWPDNGEIDIMEHVGFDQNKIHGNIHTKAFNHSIGTNKGNNVIIETVSDEFHTYSCEWTPESVKILLDGKDYFTFSKEAGYDWAQWPFDKPFHLILNIAVGGNWGGQKGVDDSIFPRKMEIDYVRVYPLVEKK; encoded by the coding sequence ATGAGCTTAGTCCTTACAGCATTTGTTGCTAACATGATTCTTGGTTGCTTTCAACCGGGCGACACAATATCGGACAAGACAGCCAAATACGAGTTCGCCGCCACACCGTCCTGGCAGGATGAATTCGACTATTCCGGCAAGCCCAATCCCCAAAAATGGAATTACGACCTGGGTGACCATGGCTGGGGGAATAATGAGTTACAGAATTATACGGATAAGATCGAAAATGCCAAAGTTGAGGATGGACACCTGATCATTGAGGCCATCAAGGGGAAGTCGGGGAAAGCTAATTATAGCTCTGCGCGACTTGTATCCAAGGGTAAGGGAGATTTCCTTTACGGCAAATTCGAAATCCGGGCGAAGCTTCCGAAGGGTCGCGGCACCTGGCCGGCGATCTGGATGCTGGCGAGTGAAAATAATTACGGAAACAAAGGCTGGCCCGATAACGGCGAAATTGATATCATGGAACACGTGGGGTTTGACCAGAACAAAATCCACGGGAACATTCATACCAAAGCATTTAACCATTCAATCGGCACAAATAAGGGCAATAATGTAATAATCGAGACCGTCTCCGACGAATTTCATACATACTCATGTGAATGGACGCCGGAATCCGTTAAAATCCTGCTCGATGGGAAAGACTATTTTACTTTTAGCAAAGAAGCCGGTTACGACTGGGCACAATGGCCTTTTGACAAACCTTTTCATTTAATTTTAAACATTGCTGTTGGAGGCAACTGGGGTGGACAGAAAGGCGTGGATGACAGCATTTTCCCTCGAAAAATGGAGATCGATTACGTGCGTGTTTACCCGCTTGTTGAGAAAAAGTAG
- a CDS encoding Mrp/NBP35 family ATP-binding protein, whose amino-acid sequence MGEFTINKEKVLQALSTVEEPDLKKDLVSLGMIQDIEIGVNQVRFTVVLTTPACPLKELIRRNCEAAIHEHLSPDVEVVIKLTANVTSTRQSGPIIPGVKNVIAISSGKGGVGKSTVTANLAMALHRSGAKVGIIDADISGPSIPVMFGAENMQPTITPKDGKNYINPIRQYGIKMISIGFLTPPDSAVVWRGPMASQALKQFFADTDWGDLDYLLIDLPPGTSDIHLTLVQTVPVTGAVIVTTPQKVALADAIKGLQMFRQPQINVPILGVIENMAWFTPEELPDHQYYIFGKGGGQLLADKFNVPLLGQIPLVQGIREAGDEGRPAVMDVNPIVNNAFRDAAESLAQQVAIRNATKEKTQPVEIQV is encoded by the coding sequence ATGGGAGAATTTACAATTAATAAGGAAAAAGTTTTACAGGCGCTCAGCACTGTCGAAGAGCCGGACTTGAAAAAAGACCTGGTGTCACTGGGTATGATTCAGGACATTGAGATTGGGGTCAATCAGGTGAGGTTTACAGTTGTTTTGACCACGCCTGCCTGCCCTTTGAAAGAGCTGATCCGCAGGAACTGCGAGGCGGCCATTCATGAGCATTTGAGCCCGGATGTTGAGGTTGTTATCAAGCTCACTGCCAATGTTACTTCCACGCGTCAGTCGGGGCCGATTATTCCGGGCGTGAAGAATGTGATCGCTATTTCTTCCGGAAAGGGCGGCGTCGGCAAATCTACGGTTACTGCGAATCTAGCGATGGCGCTGCACCGCTCGGGCGCCAAAGTGGGCATTATTGATGCGGACATTTCCGGCCCCTCGATCCCGGTGATGTTTGGTGCTGAAAATATGCAGCCTACTATCACGCCGAAAGACGGTAAAAACTATATAAATCCAATCCGCCAGTATGGAATCAAAATGATCTCCATCGGCTTTCTGACACCACCCGACAGTGCCGTAGTCTGGCGCGGCCCTATGGCTAGTCAGGCATTGAAACAGTTTTTTGCGGATACGGACTGGGGTGATTTGGACTATCTTCTGATCGACCTTCCCCCTGGCACCAGCGACATTCACCTGACATTGGTGCAAACGGTGCCGGTTACGGGCGCTGTTATTGTTACAACGCCTCAGAAAGTGGCTCTTGCAGATGCTATCAAAGGTTTGCAAATGTTCAGGCAGCCGCAAATCAATGTGCCGATCCTGGGTGTGATTGAAAACATGGCCTGGTTTACGCCGGAAGAACTGCCTGATCATCAATACTATATTTTCGGAAAGGGCGGGGGGCAATTGCTTGCTGATAAATTTAATGTGCCACTATTAGGTCAAATCCCACTAGTTCAGGGCATCAGGGAAGCTGGTGACGAAGGTCGGCCAGCTGTAATGGATGTGAACCCGATTGTGAATAATGCATTCCGCGATGCGGCCGAGTCGTTGGCGCAGCAAGTGGCCATTAGAAATGCAACCAAAGAAAAAACGCAGCCTGTCGAAATCCAGGTGTAA
- a CDS encoding DUF6934 family protein encodes MEINSHAIITMDIKPYPFSVFSANFRYEFVSISSTKIVQKVVLFVGTGASGTFNLALLDVLQDGSLCDLVETRNGDFKKVLATVFQIIHHFFKRNPDCVVMFLGSDERRHRMYRIVINREMHEISKFFIISGVIGDFSEYFQPNTDYDYYLIEKL; translated from the coding sequence TTGGAAATCAATTCACACGCTATAATTACCATGGACATAAAGCCTTACCCCTTTTCGGTATTTAGTGCTAATTTTCGATACGAATTTGTTAGTATCAGCTCAACCAAAATAGTACAGAAAGTTGTTCTCTTTGTCGGAACCGGAGCTTCGGGCACCTTTAATCTAGCTCTTTTGGATGTTTTGCAGGATGGAAGTCTGTGCGATCTTGTCGAAACGAGAAATGGAGATTTCAAAAAAGTCTTAGCCACAGTTTTCCAAATTATTCATCATTTCTTCAAGAGAAACCCAGATTGCGTCGTTATGTTTCTTGGAAGTGACGAACGAAGGCACAGGATGTATCGAATTGTTATTAATAGAGAAATGCATGAAATCTCCAAGTTCTTCATTATATCAGGGGTGATCGGCGACTTTTCAGAATATTTCCAACCAAATACAGATTATGACTACTATTTAATCGAAAAGCTATGA
- a CDS encoding NifU family protein, whose amino-acid sequence MDSKEKTIELIEQALDSVRPYLHADGGDVKFVELTDDLVVKLELQGSCQSCPMSAMTFRAGLEESIRKAVPHVSKVVAVNVAELA is encoded by the coding sequence ATGGATTCAAAAGAAAAAACAATAGAGCTCATTGAGCAAGCGCTGGATTCAGTACGGCCTTACTTGCATGCAGACGGAGGAGATGTGAAATTTGTGGAATTGACTGATGATCTGGTCGTTAAATTGGAATTGCAGGGTTCTTGCCAAAGCTGCCCGATGAGTGCAATGACTTTCCGCGCCGGTCTTGAAGAATCCATCCGCAAAGCTGTCCCGCACGTCAGCAAAGTGGTTGCCGTCAACGTAGCTGAATTGGCCTGA
- a CDS encoding GSCFA domain-containing protein has translation MREIKLSTEVGIASSDWKISRHSRIATIGSCFADVLGSQLAAYKFPVLNNNFGTAFNPLAIAKILDATLESKQPNQALFFENSDKIWLHHDFHSSLYGHDQAHLQAVLVEKSSTAKAFLQEADVLVITFGTAFAYRHKPTNQIVGNCHKVPADQFVKELLHPDQIMIAYDQLIQKLQVFRRNLRIILTVSPVRHTRDTLPLNQVSKSTLRLVCHRLSEKYRQVEYFPSYEIMVDELRDYRFYEEDLIHPNRVAEDYIFNVFSKTYFDADAFNLMKEWDAIRQMMLHRPLHGVTESYQKLLKNVLAKLVTLSSKIDVAKEIAEVEDKIREFSDAG, from the coding sequence ATGAGGGAAATTAAGCTCAGTACGGAGGTCGGAATTGCTTCGTCGGATTGGAAAATCAGCCGTCATTCCAGGATTGCAACGATTGGATCGTGTTTTGCAGATGTGCTTGGTAGTCAGCTTGCTGCGTATAAATTTCCGGTTCTCAACAATAATTTTGGGACTGCCTTTAATCCGCTTGCTATTGCGAAGATTCTGGATGCGACGCTGGAAAGTAAGCAGCCGAATCAAGCGTTGTTTTTTGAGAATTCCGACAAAATATGGCTTCATCACGATTTCCATTCGTCATTATATGGTCATGATCAGGCACATTTGCAAGCAGTGTTGGTGGAGAAGTCGTCGACTGCGAAAGCGTTTCTGCAAGAGGCAGATGTTTTGGTCATTACATTCGGGACCGCATTTGCTTACAGGCATAAGCCAACAAATCAAATCGTGGGAAATTGCCATAAGGTTCCGGCCGATCAATTTGTGAAAGAATTGCTGCATCCGGATCAGATCATGATCGCGTATGACCAGTTGATTCAGAAACTACAAGTGTTCCGCAGAAATCTCAGGATTATATTAACCGTAAGCCCCGTTAGGCATACGCGAGACACACTGCCTCTAAACCAGGTTAGCAAGTCCACATTGCGGCTGGTTTGTCACCGCTTATCGGAAAAATATAGGCAGGTTGAATATTTTCCTTCCTACGAAATCATGGTGGATGAGCTGCGGGATTACCGGTTTTATGAAGAAGATCTGATCCATCCGAACAGGGTTGCCGAGGACTACATTTTCAATGTATTTTCCAAAACTTACTTTGATGCTGACGCGTTCAATCTCATGAAAGAATGGGACGCTATCCGGCAAATGATGCTGCACAGGCCTTTGCATGGTGTTACAGAAAGTTATCAGAAATTGCTTAAAAATGTGCTGGCCAAATTAGTCACGCTTTCCTCAAAAATTGACGTCGCCAAAGAAATTGCGGAAGTTGAAGACAAAATCCGTGAATTTTCAGATGCGGGATAA